The following proteins come from a genomic window of Lemur catta isolate mLemCat1 chromosome 4, mLemCat1.pri, whole genome shotgun sequence:
- the SEPTIN10 gene encoding septin-10 isoform X1: MASSEVARQLSYMGVKTTCTSSQGSDDEQKKGENIRSLTMSGHVGFESLPDQLVNRSIQQGFCFNILCVGETGIGKSTLIDTLFNTNFEDQESSHFCPHVKLKAQTYELQESNVRLKLTIVNTVGFGDQINKEESYQPIVDYIDAQFEAYLQEELKIKRSLFNYHDSRIHVCLYFLSPTGHSLKTLDLLTMKNLDSKVNIIPVIAKADTISKTELQKFKIKLMSELVSNGVQIYQFPTDDDTVARINAAMNGQLPFAVVGSMDEVKVGNKMVKARHYPWGVVQVENENHCDFVKLREMLICTNMEDLREQTHTRHYELYRRCKLEEMGFADMGPEDKPVSLQETYEAKRHEFHGERQRKEEEMKQMFVQRVKKKEAILKEAERELQAKFEHLKRVHQEERKKLEEKKRILDEEIIAFSKKKATCEILQTQSFMATGSNLRKDKDRKKVPGCRFELLCFDVRASETNCGRKDAEEGREGHSARGPP; encoded by the exons TCTTACATGGGAGTGAAAACAACTTGTACGTCCTCACAAGGGTCTGATGACGAACAGAAA aaaggagaaaatattcgtTCCTTGACTATGTCTGGCCATGTTGGCTTTGAGAGTTTGCCTGATCAGCTGGTCAATAGATCCATTCAGCAAGGTTTCTGTTTTAATATTCTCTGTGTGG ggGAGACTGGAATTGGAAAATCAACACTGATTGACACGTTATTTAATACTAATTTTGAAGACCAAGAATCTTCACATTTTTGCCCACATGTGAAACTTAAAGCTCAGACATACGAACTTCAAGAAAGTAATGTTCGATTGAAATTGACCATTGTGAATACAGTGGGATTTGGTgaccaaataaataaagaagagag CTACCAACCAATAGTTGACTACATAGATGCCCAGTTTGAGGCCTATCTCCAAGAAGAACTGAAGATTAAGCGTTCTCTCTTCAACTACCACGACTCTCGCATCCATGTGTGCCTCTACTTCCTCTCACCCACAGGCCACTCTCTGAAGACACTTGATCTCCTAACCATGAAGAACCTGGACAGCAAG GTGAACATTATACCAGTGATTGCCAAAGCAGATACAATTTCTAAAACTGAATTACAGAAGTTTAAGATCAAGCTCATGAGTGAATTGGTCAGCAATGGCGTCCAGATATACCAGTTCCCGACAGATGATGACACCGTTGCTAGGAtcaatgctgcaatgaat GGACAATTGCCATTTGCTGTCGTAGGAAGTATGGATGAGGTGAAAGTCGGAAATAAAATGGTCAAAGCTCGCCACTACCCTTGGGGTGTTGTACAAG tggaaaatgaaaaccactgtGACTTCGTAAAGCTGCGGGAGATGCTCATTTGCACAAACATGGAGGACCTGCGCGAGCAGACCCACACTCGGCACTATGAACTCTACAGGCGTTGCAAGCTGGAGGAAATGGGCTTCGCAGATATGGGCCCAGAGGACAAGCCTGTCAG TCTTCAAGAGACCTATGAAGCCAAAAGACACGAATTCCATGGTGAACgtcagaggaaggaagaagaaatgaagcaGATGTTTGTGCAGCgagtaaagaagaaagaagctATATTGAAAGAAGCTGAAAGAGAG CTGCAGGCCAAATTTGAGCACCTGAAGAGAGTTcaccaagaagagagaaagaagcttgaagagaagaagagaatttTGGATGAAGAAATAATCGCCTTCTCTAAAAAGAAAGCTACCTGTGAGATACTCCAGACCCAGTCCTTTATGGCAACCGGTAGCAACCTGAGGAAAGACAAGGACCGCAAGAA ggTACCAGGCTGTCGATTTGAACTCCTGTGCTTTGATGTCAGAGCTTCTGAAACCAATTGTGGACGTAAAGATGCAGAGGAAGGTAGAGAGGGCCACAGTGCAAGGGGGCCGCCATGA
- the SEPTIN10 gene encoding septin-10 isoform X3, producing MASSEVARQLSYMGVKTTCTSSQGSDDEQKKGENIRSLTMSGHVGFESLPDQLVNRSIQQGFCFNILCVGETGIGKSTLIDTLFNTNFEDQESSHFCPHVKLKAQTYELQESNVRLKLTIVNTVGFGDQINKEESYQPIVDYIDAQFEAYLQEELKIKRSLFNYHDSRIHVCLYFLSPTGHSLKTLDLLTMKNLDSKVNIIPVIAKADTISKTELQKFKIKLMSELVSNGVQIYQFPTDDDTVARINAAMNGQLPFAVVGSMDEVKVGNKMVKARHYPWGVVQVENENHCDFVKLREMLICTNMEDLREQTHTRHYELYRRCKLEEMGFADMGPEDKPVSLQETYEAKRHEFHGERQRKEEEMKQMFVQRVKKKEAILKEAERELQAKFEHLKRVHQEERKKLEEKKRILDEEIIAFSKKKATCEILQTQSFMATGSNLRKDKDRKNSNFM from the exons TCTTACATGGGAGTGAAAACAACTTGTACGTCCTCACAAGGGTCTGATGACGAACAGAAA aaaggagaaaatattcgtTCCTTGACTATGTCTGGCCATGTTGGCTTTGAGAGTTTGCCTGATCAGCTGGTCAATAGATCCATTCAGCAAGGTTTCTGTTTTAATATTCTCTGTGTGG ggGAGACTGGAATTGGAAAATCAACACTGATTGACACGTTATTTAATACTAATTTTGAAGACCAAGAATCTTCACATTTTTGCCCACATGTGAAACTTAAAGCTCAGACATACGAACTTCAAGAAAGTAATGTTCGATTGAAATTGACCATTGTGAATACAGTGGGATTTGGTgaccaaataaataaagaagagag CTACCAACCAATAGTTGACTACATAGATGCCCAGTTTGAGGCCTATCTCCAAGAAGAACTGAAGATTAAGCGTTCTCTCTTCAACTACCACGACTCTCGCATCCATGTGTGCCTCTACTTCCTCTCACCCACAGGCCACTCTCTGAAGACACTTGATCTCCTAACCATGAAGAACCTGGACAGCAAG GTGAACATTATACCAGTGATTGCCAAAGCAGATACAATTTCTAAAACTGAATTACAGAAGTTTAAGATCAAGCTCATGAGTGAATTGGTCAGCAATGGCGTCCAGATATACCAGTTCCCGACAGATGATGACACCGTTGCTAGGAtcaatgctgcaatgaat GGACAATTGCCATTTGCTGTCGTAGGAAGTATGGATGAGGTGAAAGTCGGAAATAAAATGGTCAAAGCTCGCCACTACCCTTGGGGTGTTGTACAAG tggaaaatgaaaaccactgtGACTTCGTAAAGCTGCGGGAGATGCTCATTTGCACAAACATGGAGGACCTGCGCGAGCAGACCCACACTCGGCACTATGAACTCTACAGGCGTTGCAAGCTGGAGGAAATGGGCTTCGCAGATATGGGCCCAGAGGACAAGCCTGTCAG TCTTCAAGAGACCTATGAAGCCAAAAGACACGAATTCCATGGTGAACgtcagaggaaggaagaagaaatgaagcaGATGTTTGTGCAGCgagtaaagaagaaagaagctATATTGAAAGAAGCTGAAAGAGAG CTGCAGGCCAAATTTGAGCACCTGAAGAGAGTTcaccaagaagagagaaagaagcttgaagagaagaagagaatttTGGATGAAGAAATAATCGCCTTCTCTAAAAAGAAAGCTACCTGTGAGATACTCCAGACCCAGTCCTTTATGGCAACCGGTAGCAACCTGAGGAAAGACAAGGACCGCAAGAA CTCCAATTTCATGTAA
- the SEPTIN10 gene encoding septin-10 isoform X2, translating into MASSEVARQLKGENIRSLTMSGHVGFESLPDQLVNRSIQQGFCFNILCVGETGIGKSTLIDTLFNTNFEDQESSHFCPHVKLKAQTYELQESNVRLKLTIVNTVGFGDQINKEESYQPIVDYIDAQFEAYLQEELKIKRSLFNYHDSRIHVCLYFLSPTGHSLKTLDLLTMKNLDSKVNIIPVIAKADTISKTELQKFKIKLMSELVSNGVQIYQFPTDDDTVARINAAMNGQLPFAVVGSMDEVKVGNKMVKARHYPWGVVQVENENHCDFVKLREMLICTNMEDLREQTHTRHYELYRRCKLEEMGFADMGPEDKPVSLQETYEAKRHEFHGERQRKEEEMKQMFVQRVKKKEAILKEAERELQAKFEHLKRVHQEERKKLEEKKRILDEEIIAFSKKKATCEILQTQSFMATGSNLRKDKDRKKVPGCRFELLCFDVRASETNCGRKDAEEGREGHSARGPP; encoded by the exons aaaggagaaaatattcgtTCCTTGACTATGTCTGGCCATGTTGGCTTTGAGAGTTTGCCTGATCAGCTGGTCAATAGATCCATTCAGCAAGGTTTCTGTTTTAATATTCTCTGTGTGG ggGAGACTGGAATTGGAAAATCAACACTGATTGACACGTTATTTAATACTAATTTTGAAGACCAAGAATCTTCACATTTTTGCCCACATGTGAAACTTAAAGCTCAGACATACGAACTTCAAGAAAGTAATGTTCGATTGAAATTGACCATTGTGAATACAGTGGGATTTGGTgaccaaataaataaagaagagag CTACCAACCAATAGTTGACTACATAGATGCCCAGTTTGAGGCCTATCTCCAAGAAGAACTGAAGATTAAGCGTTCTCTCTTCAACTACCACGACTCTCGCATCCATGTGTGCCTCTACTTCCTCTCACCCACAGGCCACTCTCTGAAGACACTTGATCTCCTAACCATGAAGAACCTGGACAGCAAG GTGAACATTATACCAGTGATTGCCAAAGCAGATACAATTTCTAAAACTGAATTACAGAAGTTTAAGATCAAGCTCATGAGTGAATTGGTCAGCAATGGCGTCCAGATATACCAGTTCCCGACAGATGATGACACCGTTGCTAGGAtcaatgctgcaatgaat GGACAATTGCCATTTGCTGTCGTAGGAAGTATGGATGAGGTGAAAGTCGGAAATAAAATGGTCAAAGCTCGCCACTACCCTTGGGGTGTTGTACAAG tggaaaatgaaaaccactgtGACTTCGTAAAGCTGCGGGAGATGCTCATTTGCACAAACATGGAGGACCTGCGCGAGCAGACCCACACTCGGCACTATGAACTCTACAGGCGTTGCAAGCTGGAGGAAATGGGCTTCGCAGATATGGGCCCAGAGGACAAGCCTGTCAG TCTTCAAGAGACCTATGAAGCCAAAAGACACGAATTCCATGGTGAACgtcagaggaaggaagaagaaatgaagcaGATGTTTGTGCAGCgagtaaagaagaaagaagctATATTGAAAGAAGCTGAAAGAGAG CTGCAGGCCAAATTTGAGCACCTGAAGAGAGTTcaccaagaagagagaaagaagcttgaagagaagaagagaatttTGGATGAAGAAATAATCGCCTTCTCTAAAAAGAAAGCTACCTGTGAGATACTCCAGACCCAGTCCTTTATGGCAACCGGTAGCAACCTGAGGAAAGACAAGGACCGCAAGAA ggTACCAGGCTGTCGATTTGAACTCCTGTGCTTTGATGTCAGAGCTTCTGAAACCAATTGTGGACGTAAAGATGCAGAGGAAGGTAGAGAGGGCCACAGTGCAAGGGGGCCGCCATGA